TCACCCAGTTGGCTACCAAAAAGATGGCTATCAATTTTTGCTTCGTACAAGtgatcttttatttcttttttgattGAAGAACAGACAAAACTCCTACGAATCATGGATTCTGTATGTTGCAAGTCACAGGCTAGTTTACCGGCGTCAGTTAATGATTTAATAAGCGATATGTTTGTACTATCGGTGGATAAAATCTGTGAAAGGGCATCTCCTACACAAGCGATTATCAATGCGATTTGCTTCTGTTTATTTTCGATAGCTTTATCTTTCTTGCTGAGAACCTCAGATAAAGCTGCTTTTACCTCCTGATTGAGAGCAGGAGCATCGATATTCTTGCAGTTTTGTGGGATAGAATGTTTATCAAGAATCTGTTTTCTAGCTTCCTTAGAGAGACCATTCGTCGCTGTATGCTCCCACCTGATAGCTAGATTTGAATTCAAGGGTGGGCCAAATTTTTTATCGTTTATGGGGGCTTCCCctaatatttctaaaatgtcaTCAGGAAGAGAATCCTCAACTGTATCGTTGTCCGCTACTTGCGCGGCCGCCGCTGCAGTATCAGGGACAATAGAAGCTGATAAATCTGGAGGTTTCTCCGATATATTGACCACGTCATTAAGTGGGGCGTCATCCACGACATGGTGGTCTATATTTTGTGCGGCCTCGTTAGGTTGATGAGTTAGCGCGAGAGATGACGAGCGTTCTTCACCAGGGTGGGTTCTGTGAGGTTCGTCTGAAATGGGCATTATTGCCTTTAATTGTAATTGCTcgcataatttgttatttaacatttatgCGGGGAACTATGACGGAAGCATTCCATTGTAATGCTCACAATCATCTTATTACAGCATTGGTAACAATCCCTGTGGACTGAACACAGCTTGTTGTTATCAGATGGCGGAAACATTCCATTAAAATGTTCACAACCAACAaagtatatttatgttaatagtttatgaaataatgTGGGTAGTAATCGTTAGAACTCGACTTAGCTTGTAGGAACATTCCGTTATAATATACTACcacgaaaataaaatttctaaaattaagAGGGTAGATCCAACATACcgaaacaaataaatctttctTATGGAAAAAACCGTAGTATTGATGAAATCAGCTAATTAATAGGCACTTACCTAAGATTTTTAACGAATCCTGTGAAGATGAGCGAAGACGGTGTGCTCGCCTCTTCCGTAACTTTCTTTCGATCTTCCTCATTTTCCGATCTACGTAGGACTCAATATCTTCATCACTATATCGCTTTTTCGGCATAATTGTAACTTTAAGCTTGATTAACACAGTAATAAACACTTACGAGTACCTATAAGatggattttttaattaaaataataattatttgagaGGAACGAAAAAACGTGGCGGATAGTGTGAGCACTAAAACGCGAATGACCTACCTACCAAGAGAGGGCGCTGACAGTTGTTGGTtttcaatctttatttttttatttcaaattcagtGGATGGATAGTGTAGTACCTGCGCGTTACTACGTAGTTGTTCTTGATCTCGAGGACAGAGCAGAGTGTAATTATGCATTAGTCTGCACAAATTTTAAATATAGGAAATGCAGTGGATCtcaaataatatgttattgaaaTCTACAAAAGATAgccaaaacataataatattgtatgtaaGAAAAAATCTTGAGTACCTTCCTTACTAGAAATACCTACCATAGAAAAAatcttaagtacctacatgcCTACCTAACTAGAAAATGTGTTAGTCTGACGTCTAGACTGGTTCCATTCAAAGCTATCATTGTGCTCGAAGCACGGttagaatataaattaattcattactaAACGGACGTACACAGGATAGACAAACTGTTTAGCTTCGAACATAGTAGTTTTTGGTCATTAATATGAACCAACTTATTAATAACAGGAAATGAGTAATTATTCGGTATATTTGGAGTTCATGAAAAACGGTACGATGGGGTGTCCATGCTCTCAATATGATCATTTCTGATAATAATCTGAGCAGGTAAATTCatttaattgatataaattattataatctgtATATAAAGCCTGCAAAACTTactcattttttttctgtactaTAATCAAAGCCGGCTATCATAGGGCACATACCAATCACTCAAGTATTGTCGCAATCACGTCATTATTTTTGCGTAAAAACGAATCTACTTACAAAAAGCTCTTTGTTTTACTTATTACCATAcaaattgcaaataaataaacatcaccCGCTATAGTAACAGCAGAAACCAGTGCTATCTTCGCGCCGGTATCGCTCGACCTAATGACATTATAATGTTAGCGAGTGTTTCCATGTCCCTACAGTTATTCAAGGTTAGGTTAAAGTGACTGCTCGACTGGTCCCCTTTGAGCGCGTCTTGAATGTTAATGTCGGTTACTTCGTTATTATTTACACGCATAGCGCTTTTTTTTGCTATGACAAAAATCATTAattgacccctctcgctgtgggttagcagcggtgagggattgtcagacttttactgactaaaaatctaTCGCGTTCTTTCCTAAgcctttttatgtaccagggccgtggtaactctcgaacaatcccacagccccgccAGAACGCATAGCGCCCTGTGATGCGATTTTTAATTGTCCGTGAGTTTTGAATGCTTTttctttaatctttttttttaggtAGTAAGGTCCTTACGTTAGAGGTGAAATGTgatagatttaaaatatatgCTTTTTTGACACTATAATGTTAGCGAGTGTTTCCATGTCCCTACAGTTATTCAAGGTTAGATTAAAGTGACTGCTCGACTGGTCCCCTTTGAGCGCGTCTTGAATGTTAATGTCGGTTACTTCGTTATTATTTACACGCATAGCGCTTTTTTTATACGataacaaaaatcatcaaatgacccctcccgctgtgggtttgCAGcggtgtcagacttttactgactaaaaatccatcgtgttctttcgtaggccttttatgtaccagggccgcggtaactctttcgaacaatcccgcagcccgacAGGACGCATAGCGCCCTGTGATGCGATTTTTAAAGCATTCGTGAATTTTGAATGCTTTTTCTTTAACCTTTTTTTAGGTAGTAAGGTCCTTACGTTAGAGGTGAAGTGAAACgtgatagatataaaatatatgcttttttgacattttaaTGTTAGCTTCAGTTTCCATGTCCCTACAGCACACTCAAGGTTAGGTTAATGTGACTGGTCCCATTTGAGCGCGTCGCGAATGTTAATGCAGGTTCCTTCGTTATGATTTACACGCATAGCGCGACGTGAATGTTTAATGCGTTAGGTGTCCATGCTTTTTCTTTTACTGTCTTTTTTGTTGGTAGTTCAAGGCTTTTATCGTTGAAAAGAGGAGAAATGCTGTTAAAGATGTACTTATCTCTAGCTTATTGCAAGAAGGTTCTTCATCTTTGCAAATACCAAACCAAATATAAATCAGTGTTAGTCATACTGTAAAAGTAGAGAAATCTAAAGAGGGTGTTATGTGACTCGTTTCACATACAAGACTATTGTTTTGGATCATAACTCTGCATCTAACTTTCTTTTATGGGGAAAACCTATGTGTGAAAGAAACtttagttatttataagtatgttttatttatgtagcatCGTAAGTCTGTATGTAAGCGTATTTACTGCTCTTTAGCACAAGACACAGGACAGTAGACGTCCTTACCAGCTAAGATAATAGCTAAGATAATGAACCTTACATGACCAACTCTAGCCAAGACCCAAGaacacacaaatatttaaatattttttaattttccattCCAGTGGTATGTGCTTCAACTCGCCGGAGATATCGCCGTCGATCGAGCAGGTTGAGCACTGCTTCGGCGCGACGCACCCGGGCCTGTACGACTCGCAGCGCCATCTGTTCGCGCTCAACTTCAGAGGACTGTCCTTTTACTTTCCTGTTGATAGCAAATTTGAGGTAAGTTACATTGCAGTGGTATGTGCTTCAACTCGCCGGAGATATCGCCGTCGATCGAGCAGGTTGAGCACTGCTTCGGCGCGACGCACCCGGGCCTGTACGACTCGCAGCGCCATCTGTTCGCGCTCAACTTCAGAGGACTGTCCTTTTACTTTCCTGTTGATAGCAAATTTGAGGTGAGATGATGGGTTTTTAGGCATGCGACGGTTTGACGTATCGTATGTAGGTAAGGTTTCGTATTATTTACTTGTACGCGGCTTGTACGCTTGTAGGTAtttctgcaatttttttttaggtaaCGTGCATTTTTTACGTTTACTAAAACTGACCGAAAATTTACTGTTGAAGTAACTGTACCTGTGCACAATTCATACAGCATGAAGTCATATTAGCTAAAGCAGAATCATAGCTATAGAACAGAAAATCCACTTATTAAGTCAGTACTGCAATAGTATTTATCAGAAAATTCTTAACatctattttatttctgttttcagCCTGGCTACGCTCACGGGCTGGGCTCTCTTCAGTTCCCTAACGGCGGCTCGCCCGTCGTCTCGCGAACTACCATCTACTATGGATCTCAACACCAGGTTAGttataaagctttatttttagaaagtCACATAGACGTAGGCTCAAAAGTCACGGATACGCCGATGTGACGCATGTGTTCTAAAGAATGTCATTTAAGAGCTAGACCTTTTTTATTGTCGTAAAATTTTTTACTAATATGAAAACACGAACTCTGTGTTCACGACGTAATACGGCCAAACCGAAATGCCATACAGACTCCTGGAGAAGGCGTTATTTCAGAAATTGGGTGTAACTGCGGCAAAGGCCATTCCTCTTTATTGTCCAGGCGAGATACAAATTCGCCGGAATAAAGTGTGCATACCTCTTCTCAGGCTAGCAGTACAAGTAGCGGCAGTGTGTGCGGGGCGCCGCTGCCCGAGCTGCCGCTGTCGTGCTACCGGCACCAGCTGCATCTGCGGCGCTGCGACGTGCTGCGCTCCGCCACCGCCACGCAGGGACTGCGCCTGCATATGTTCACTGAAGGTAGAGTGTACCCCCAGGCTGGCAGTACAAGAGCTGCCGCTGTCGTGCTACCGGCACCAGCTGCATCTGCGGCGCTGCGACGTGCTGCGCTCCGCCACCGCCACGCAGGGACTGCGCCTGCATATGTTCACTGAAGGTAGAGTGTACCCCCAGGCTGGCAGTACAAGAGCTGCCGCTGTCGTGCTACCGGCACCAGCTGCATCTGCGGCGCTGCGACGTGCTGCGCTCCGCCACCGCCACGCAGGGACTGCGCCTGCATATGTTCACTGAAGGTAGAGTGTACCCCCAGGCTGG
The DNA window shown above is from Helicoverpa armigera isolate CAAS_96S chromosome 25, ASM3070526v1, whole genome shotgun sequence and carries:
- the LOC110382485 gene encoding uncharacterized protein LOC110382485 isoform X1; protein product: MLDLEIVPERSLGCDAWEFVLGMHFSQSVAIIQSQVGTIRGVQVLYSDQNPLSVDLVINMPQDGIRLIFDPVAQRLKVIEIYNMKLVKLRYSGMCFNSPEISPSIEQVEHCFGATHPGLYDSQRHLFALNFRGLSFYFPVDSKFEVSYIAVVCASTRRRYRRRSSRLSTASARRTRACTTRSAICSRSTSEDCPFTFLLIANLSLATLTGWALFSSLTAARPSSRELPSTMDLNTRLAVQVAAVCAGRRCPSCRCRATGTSCICGAATCCAPPPPRRDCACICSLKVECTPRLAVQELPLSCYRHQLHLRRCDVLRSATATQGLRLHMFTEGRVYPQAGSTRAAAVVLPAPAASAALRRAALRHRHAGTAPAYVH
- the LOC110383415 gene encoding uncharacterized protein LOC110383415, translated to MPKKRYSDEDIESYVDRKMRKIERKLRKRRAHRLRSSSQDSLKILDEPHRTHPGEERSSSLALTHQPNEAAQNIDHHVVDDAPLNDVVNISEKPPDLSASIVPDTAAAAAQVADNDTVEDSLPDDILEILGEAPINDKKFGPPLNSNLAIRWEHTATNGLSKEARKQILDKHSIPQNCKNIDAPALNQEVKAALSEVLSKKDKAIENKQKQIALIIACVGDALSQILSTDSTNISLIKSLTDAGKLACDLQHTESMIRRSFVCSSIKKEIKDHLYEAKIDSHLFGSQLGDLLKAAKAINKTGAEMKTVAPIPGPSRRLTNQTQNLNSRRPLPPMSRQTGVAARRSTAPAPTRPEYPRQQRRAPPPPRPQPSAPYRRSQTHAPHRR